The proteins below come from a single Zea mays cultivar B73 chromosome 8, Zm-B73-REFERENCE-NAM-5.0, whole genome shotgun sequence genomic window:
- the LOC103634830 gene encoding glutathione hydrolase 3 yields MAANGEDFRGPLLLGARDDGAAWWGRDDAGPPRGRRSSSRPWTALAIAAALLALAGVVFLLSSSSYGGRPGPGPGPGASRAAAAARRSPQEVESAVGAAAADDARCSEVAAAALRAGGHAVDAAVAAALCLGVVHPMSSGMGGGAFVVVRDAAASGQAVAFDAREAAPAAATPDMYAADPAAKYRGALAAGVPGELAGLHAAWSRYGRLPWRDLVAPAIRLARDGYEVVPYLARALQECEGDVLADPGLRAVFAPGGRRVLAAGETCRNPALAAALERVAEEGAAALYGGAVGEALVRDVRAAGGVLTVDDLRGYRVEVGAALRADAMGFTFLGMPPPSSGTLGMALILNILQGYSSLEFLKELLGIHRVIESIKHMLAIRMDLGDPDFVDVTSDVAEMLSTTFADKVRQRIVDNTTFPPGYYFPKWSQLDDHGTSHLCVVDGDRNAVAMTTTVNAYFGAKVLSPSTGIVLNDEMDDFSVPAKRTPDRLPPAPANFIAPGKRPLSSMTPLIILKDGELAGVLGGSGGTNIIATVVQVFVNHFIVGMDPLAAVQHPRVYHKLIPNVVTYENQTVGDGEVIALGGAARAFLEERGHRLRSTDSGAVCQFIVHELAEPPAAPGHGVFRGRLTAVSDPRKGGSPAGL; encoded by the exons ATGGCCGCGAACGGAGAGGATTTCCGGGGCCCTCTCCTGCTTGGAGCGCGAGACGACGGAGCGGCCTGGTGGGGCCGTGACGACGCCGGCCCTCCGCGAGGCCGCCGGAGCAGCAGCCGCCCGTGGACGGCGCTGGCCATCGCCGCGGCGCTCCTCGCCCTGGCGGGCGTCGTCTTCCTCCTCAGCTCCAGTAGCTACGGGGGCCGTCCCGGTCCCGGTCCCGGTCCCGGCGcctcccgcgccgccgccgccgcgcggcgGAGCccgcaggaggtggagtccgcggtgggcgcggcggcggcggacgaCGCGCGGTGCTCGGAGGTGGCCGCCGCGGCGCTGCGCGCGGGCGGGCACGCGGTGGACGCCGCCGTGGCCGCCGCGCTCTGCCTCGGCGTCGTGCACCCCATGTCCAGCGGCATGGGCGGCGGCGCCTTCGTCGTCGTCCGGGACGCCGCCGCCTCCGGCCAGGCCGTCGCCTTCGACGCCCGGGAGGCCGCGCCGGCCGCCGCCACGCCG GACATGTACGCGGCGGACCCGGCGGCCAAGTACAGGGGCGCGCTGGCCGCGGGCGTCCCGGGCGAGCTGGCGGGGCTCCACGCCGCGTGGTCGCGGTACGGGCGGCTGCCGTGGCGGGACCTGGTGGCGCCGGCGATCCGCCTCGCGCGCGACGGCTACGAGGTGGTCCCGTACCTGGCCCGCGCGCTGCAGGAGTGCGAGGGCGACGTGCTCGCggaccccggcctgcgcgccgtgTTCGCGCCGGGAGGGCGCCGGGTGCTGGCGGCGGGGGAGACGTGCCGCAACCCGGCGCTGGCGGCCGCGCTGGAGCGCGTGGCGGAGGAGGGCGCCGCGGCGCTCTACGGCGGCGCCGTCGGGGAGGCCCTGGTCCGCGACGTCAGGGCGGCGGGCGGGGTCCTGACGGTGGACGACCTCAGAGGGTACAGGGTGGAGGTGGGCGCCGCCTTGCGAGCCGACGCCATGGGGTTCACCTTCCTCGGCATGCCGCCGCCGTCCAGCGGCACCCTCGGGATGGCGCTG ATCCTGAACATCCTGCAAGGGTACAGCTCGCTCGAGTTCTTGAAGGAGCTCCTTGGCATCCACCGCGTCATCGAGTCCATCAAGCACATGCTAGCCATCCGGATGGACCTCGGCGACCCCGACTTCGTGGACGTGACCAGCGACGTCGCCGAGATGCTGTCCACGACATTCGCCGACAAAGTCCGGCAGAGGATCGTGGACAACACGACGTTCCCTCCCGGCTACTACTTCCCCAA GTGGAGCCAGCTGGACGACCACGGCACCAGCCACCTGTGCGTGGTGGACGGCGACCGGAACGCGGTGGCGATGACGACGACCGTCAACGCATACTTCGGCGCCAAGGTGCTGTCTCCGTCGACGGGCATCGTGCTGAACGACGAGATGGACGACTTCTCCGTCCCCGCGAAGCGCACGCCGGACCGCCTCCCGCCCGCGCCGGCCAACTTCATAGCGCCCGGGAAGCGGCCCCTGTCCTCCATGACGCCGCTGATCATACTCAAG GACGGTGAGCTCGCCGGCGTCCTCGGAGGCAGCGGGGGCACGAACATCATCGCCACGGTGGTCCAGGTGTTCGTGAACCACTTCATCGTCGGCATGGACCCTCTGGCGGCCGTCCAGCATCCCAGGGTGTACCACAAG CTGATCCCGAACGTCGTGACGTACGAGAACCAGACAGTGGGCGACGGCGAGGTGATCGCGCtgggcggcgcggcgagggcgttCCTGGAGGAGAGGGGCCACCGGCTTCGCAGCACGGACTCGGGCGCCGTGTGCCAGTTCATCGTGCACGAGCTGGCGGAGCCGCCGGCCGCGCCCGGACACGGCGTCTTCCGCGGGAGGCTCACCGCCGTGAGCGACCCCAGGAAGGGCGGCAGCCCTGCGGGGCTGTGA